A portion of the Chlamydia caviae GPIC genome contains these proteins:
- the dut gene encoding dUTP diphosphatase, which yields MTIVCELESGADLPEYATEGASGADLRAHIEEPIAVLPGQRVLIPTGIKMQIPQGYEVQVRPRSGLALKHGIMVVNSPGTIDADYRGEVCIILANFGESTFIIEPKMRIAQAVVAPVVQAKFIVVDQEEGLTATSRGSRGFGHTGEK from the coding sequence ATGACTATAGTTTGTGAATTAGAATCTGGAGCAGATCTTCCAGAATATGCCACAGAAGGCGCTTCAGGCGCAGATCTTCGAGCCCATATTGAAGAACCTATTGCCGTATTGCCAGGGCAACGCGTGTTAATTCCTACGGGAATAAAAATGCAGATTCCCCAAGGCTATGAAGTTCAAGTGCGTCCACGTAGTGGGCTAGCTTTGAAACATGGGATTATGGTTGTTAATTCTCCAGGAACAATAGATGCCGATTATCGCGGAGAAGTTTGTATCATACTTGCAAATTTTGGAGAGAGTACTTTTATTATCGAACCTAAGATGCGCATTGCTCAAGCTGTAGTTGCTCCTGTAGTTCAAGCAAAGTTTATAGTCGTGGATCAAGAAGAAGGATTAACGGCAACATCTCGGGGAAGTAGAGGTTTTGGGCATACCGGAGAGAAGTGA
- a CDS encoding PTS sugar transporter subunit IIA, whose protein sequence is MDLKLDELASLLDVSENTVRRWLDEGAIPSYSMNNEHRFNREEIEDWILHNQALIGLEQDEKQDSEFRDLSLKYSLYKAIYRGGIIRDVTVNNKAEALQYASSYIAEKFNLDASVLFEMLSHRESLMSTGIGEGIALPHAKDFLINAYYDVVVPMFLSTSIDFGALDGKPVSVLFFLFASQDKSHLNLINKIVHLGMSLEARSFLTSYPEKEQLLAYIKNWESQIH, encoded by the coding sequence ATGGATTTAAAATTAGACGAGTTAGCTTCTCTATTGGATGTTTCTGAAAATACTGTCCGTCGTTGGCTGGATGAGGGAGCTATTCCTAGTTATAGCATGAATAATGAACACAGATTCAATCGAGAAGAAATAGAAGATTGGATTTTACATAATCAAGCGCTAATCGGATTGGAACAAGACGAGAAGCAGGATTCAGAGTTTCGCGACCTTTCCTTAAAATATAGCTTGTATAAGGCGATTTATCGTGGAGGGATTATCCGCGATGTTACTGTAAACAATAAAGCAGAAGCTTTGCAATATGCCTCTTCTTATATAGCAGAAAAGTTTAATCTCGACGCCAGCGTTCTTTTTGAAATGCTTTCACATCGAGAAAGTCTCATGTCTACAGGTATAGGAGAGGGCATTGCTCTTCCCCATGCCAAAGATTTTCTAATCAACGCCTATTACGACGTTGTCGTTCCTATGTTTTTATCAACAAGTATTGACTTCGGTGCTCTTGATGGAAAACCTGTGAGCGTATTGTTCTTCCTTTTTGCATCCCAAGATAAAAGTCATTTAAATTTAATAAATAAAATCGTCCATCTTGGAATGTCTTTAGAAGCTCGAAGTTTTCTGACAAGCTATCCAGAAAAAGAGCAGCTTCTTGCCTACATTAAGAATTGGGAATCACAAATCCATTAA
- a CDS encoding stage II sporulation protein M, producing the protein MSEPKPIYQSPALHQVEIGKSFLDRNPKIARTMQVTGIVLAVLAIVASVFLITVMPLGLPISVALGGVLLGIGGSVLFTSVSHLAQNIKRAVVENKRRKLLLQEKREGIKPRDDNLEILWSKYHHMVDKFAHLNMSIGKHERSILSHMGRGEGAWFVENLNQITSDYLTCMSLLEGRRAVYDQEDYAQRDESYPSVARKNELLIRLGNNIVSKLSKGGGAFSLKMQRLSSTMSKVHTGITLGLVVGGIAAVGVIAAVIPGGIFALPMIIAAAIGIGLAVLGLSYAIEAILERSKTNKKQLLKDLKSTIDIQDLKDMTLDQTVLMNMLKVSLQADQQMTLDHKDFYEEYNRIRDNLQSLNEHLEELEFKYKHINNEHKRRAKRLEKRLVTLSDKQNAQEGSSAPQGPAAGQSDLWGDTAGFDELVTKGANAAQRRRENDRQGRSFLGDYGQHLDADQLEFASGWSPSGKRALEKMWSAKPGMTEEDYFILYEDVNKELTACRNDIQTLKAYIIYMQALFAEINAGRSRLEVYSEEIIGIWTDASNYCHRILNHLVGMQMRLIDCIESREIRPDVGNISPGQFPY; encoded by the coding sequence ATGTCTGAGCCTAAGCCAATATATCAAAGCCCTGCTTTACATCAGGTAGAGATCGGAAAATCATTCTTAGATAGGAATCCGAAAATTGCTAGAACTATGCAAGTTACCGGAATAGTGCTAGCTGTCTTAGCTATAGTCGCTTCTGTATTTTTGATTACCGTCATGCCTTTAGGTTTACCGATTTCTGTGGCACTGGGTGGAGTCTTGCTTGGAATTGGTGGAAGTGTATTGTTTACCTCTGTGAGCCATTTAGCTCAAAATATAAAGAGGGCAGTTGTAGAGAATAAACGTCGGAAGCTTTTACTTCAGGAAAAACGCGAAGGGATAAAGCCAAGAGATGACAACTTAGAAATATTGTGGTCTAAATACCATCATATGGTGGATAAGTTTGCTCATTTAAACATGAGCATAGGCAAACATGAAAGAAGTATTCTAAGTCATATGGGTAGGGGAGAGGGAGCCTGGTTTGTAGAGAACCTCAATCAAATTACTAGCGATTACTTAACTTGTATGAGTTTACTTGAGGGTCGTCGGGCTGTTTATGATCAGGAAGATTATGCGCAGCGCGATGAGAGTTATCCCAGTGTTGCTAGGAAAAATGAACTACTTATTAGATTAGGAAATAACATCGTTTCTAAATTGTCTAAGGGTGGTGGGGCCTTTTCTTTAAAGATGCAGAGATTAAGCAGCACCATGTCAAAAGTTCATACGGGAATAACTTTAGGTTTGGTCGTTGGAGGCATTGCTGCTGTAGGGGTTATTGCTGCAGTTATCCCCGGAGGGATCTTCGCTCTACCTATGATTATAGCAGCGGCTATAGGAATCGGTCTTGCTGTTTTAGGTTTGTCCTATGCAATCGAAGCCATATTAGAGCGATCTAAGACAAATAAAAAACAATTACTTAAAGATCTAAAGTCCACGATTGATATTCAAGATTTGAAAGATATGACACTAGATCAAACTGTTCTTATGAATATGTTGAAAGTCTCTTTACAAGCCGATCAACAAATGACTTTGGATCACAAAGACTTTTACGAGGAGTATAATAGGATACGCGATAATTTGCAGTCCTTAAACGAACACCTCGAAGAACTAGAGTTTAAATACAAGCATATAAATAATGAGCACAAGCGACGTGCTAAAAGATTAGAAAAAAGGCTTGTGACTCTTTCCGATAAGCAGAATGCCCAAGAGGGTAGCAGTGCCCCTCAGGGACCTGCTGCTGGTCAATCAGATCTATGGGGTGATACTGCAGGATTTGATGAATTAGTCACTAAAGGTGCAAATGCTGCGCAACGCAGACGAGAAAATGATCGCCAAGGCAGATCATTTTTAGGCGATTATGGACAGCATTTAGATGCAGATCAGCTAGAATTTGCCTCTGGATGGAGCCCATCAGGAAAACGTGCTCTTGAAAAAATGTGGTCTGCAAAGCCTGGAATGACTGAAGAAGATTACTTCATTTTATATGAGGATGTAAATAAAGAGCTGACTGCATGTCGCAACGATATACAAACTCTGAAAGCATATATTATTTATATGCAGGCGCTCTTTGCTGAAATAAATGCAGGAAGAAGCAGGCTTGAAGTTTACTCAGAAGAGATTATAGGGATTTGGACGGATGCAAGTAACTATTGCCACAGGATTCTTAATCATCTAGTGGGAATGCAAATGCGGCTGATAGATTGTATAGAATCTAGAGAGATTCGCCCTGATGTCGGGAATATCTCTCCAGGGCAATTCCCTTACTAA
- a CDS encoding superoxide dismutase: MTFVPYTLPELPYDYDALEPVISAEIMLLHHQKHHQSYINNLNEALKKLDVAGVQQDLTRLIALEPALRFNGGGHINHSLFWEMLAPVDRGGGVPPKHGLLKLIEKFWGTFDNFLKEFIEFAAPIQGSGWAWLAFCPKKQELMLCATANQDPLEATTGKVPLLGVDVWEHAYYLQYKNVRLDYLKAIPRVINWGYIEKRFSETTN, encoded by the coding sequence ATGACCTTTGTTCCCTATACTTTGCCCGAATTGCCCTACGATTACGATGCTTTAGAACCAGTGATTAGCGCAGAAATTATGCTTTTACATCATCAAAAGCACCACCAAAGTTATATAAATAATTTGAATGAAGCCTTGAAGAAATTAGACGTTGCTGGTGTTCAGCAAGATCTTACACGCCTGATTGCCTTAGAGCCTGCCTTACGTTTTAATGGCGGGGGACATATTAACCACTCTCTATTTTGGGAAATGCTCGCTCCAGTAGATCGTGGCGGCGGCGTACCCCCAAAACATGGGTTGCTCAAGCTGATTGAGAAATTCTGGGGAACTTTCGATAATTTTTTAAAAGAATTTATTGAATTTGCAGCTCCTATTCAAGGATCGGGATGGGCGTGGCTAGCTTTTTGTCCAAAAAAACAGGAGCTTATGCTATGTGCAACAGCAAATCAGGATCCTCTAGAGGCGACCACTGGTAAGGTGCCCCTTCTCGGAGTGGATGTCTGGGAACATGCTTACTATCTCCAGTATAAAAATGTTAGATTAGATTATTTAAAAGCTATTCCTCGAGTAATTAATTGGGGATATATTGAAAAAAGATTCTCTGAGACAACTAATTAA
- the accD gene encoding acetyl-CoA carboxylase, carboxyltransferase subunit beta — translation MRLFSYDKPKIKVQKIKADGFSGWLKCTHCHEMIHANELGQNFNCCPKCSYHYRITAAERIKLLADKDSWRPLYTNLKSQDPLKFVDTDTYPNRLAKARKDNTKSEGVLVGVCTIGEHPVALAVMDFNFMAGSMGSVVGEKLTLLIEKAIESKLPVIIVCASGGARMQESVLSLMQMAKTSAALAKLHEAGLPYISVLTNPTSGGVTASFASLGDVIIAEPKALICFAGPRVVAQVIGEDLPEGAQKSEFLLEHGMIDKVVERKQLKTTLQSLLDYFCAQEYTGGQDKAPRDLSKTLKEIFLLTDDGE, via the coding sequence GTGCGTTTATTTTCTTACGACAAACCTAAGATTAAAGTGCAAAAGATAAAAGCTGATGGTTTTAGCGGTTGGTTAAAGTGCACGCATTGTCACGAGATGATTCATGCGAATGAATTGGGGCAGAATTTTAATTGTTGTCCCAAGTGCTCTTACCACTACCGTATTACCGCTGCAGAGAGGATAAAGCTTCTGGCGGATAAAGATTCCTGGCGTCCTCTCTATACAAATCTTAAATCGCAAGATCCGTTAAAATTTGTTGATACAGATACCTATCCAAATCGTTTAGCTAAAGCTAGAAAAGACAACACAAAAAGTGAGGGTGTTCTTGTTGGTGTTTGCACCATAGGTGAGCATCCTGTGGCTTTAGCTGTTATGGATTTCAATTTCATGGCGGGATCTATGGGGTCTGTGGTCGGTGAAAAACTTACCCTCCTTATAGAGAAAGCTATAGAATCAAAACTTCCTGTAATTATTGTCTGTGCTTCGGGAGGAGCAAGGATGCAAGAGTCTGTACTCTCTTTGATGCAGATGGCGAAAACATCCGCTGCTTTAGCCAAATTACACGAAGCAGGTCTACCATACATTTCTGTATTGACCAACCCTACATCCGGAGGGGTTACCGCTTCTTTCGCTTCTTTAGGTGATGTGATTATTGCGGAACCTAAAGCCCTTATTTGTTTTGCGGGTCCTCGAGTCGTTGCCCAAGTTATAGGTGAAGATCTTCCCGAGGGGGCGCAAAAATCTGAATTTCTTCTCGAACATGGAATGATTGATAAAGTGGTTGAGAGGAAACAATTAAAGACTACTTTGCAGAGTTTACTTGATTACTTTTGTGCTCAAGAATACACTGGCGGCCAGGATAAAGCACCTAGGGATCTGTCTAAGACTCTTAAAGAGATTTTTTTATTGACAGATGACGGTGAATAA
- a CDS encoding PTS sugar transporter subunit IIA has product MPFYCESQPDFSLFSLLSPNLIMFLNKNSREEILQDLTDLASAAGLLENKEEFFQALVTRENIMSTGIGMGVAIPHGKLRSCSDFFIAIGIHSQGILWDAIDGALVRLVFLIGGPDNAQAEYLKLLSTLTLSLRDESRRQKLLQVTTIEEVMNVFLGM; this is encoded by the coding sequence ATGCCTTTCTATTGTGAGAGTCAACCTGATTTTTCCTTGTTTTCTCTTTTATCTCCCAATCTTATTATGTTTTTGAATAAAAACTCTCGGGAGGAGATTCTCCAAGATCTTACAGATCTTGCGAGTGCCGCCGGCCTACTTGAGAATAAAGAAGAGTTTTTTCAAGCTTTAGTGACTCGTGAAAACATTATGTCCACGGGTATTGGCATGGGGGTAGCCATCCCCCATGGTAAATTACGTAGTTGTTCTGACTTTTTTATCGCCATAGGTATTCATTCTCAGGGGATTCTCTGGGATGCGATAGACGGAGCTTTAGTCCGTCTAGTATTTTTGATAGGAGGTCCTGATAACGCTCAAGCTGAGTATCTCAAGCTGTTATCTACATTAACTCTTTCACTTAGAGATGAATCTCGACGACAGAAGTTGCTACAAGTAACAACGATTGAAGAAGTTATGAATGTGTTTTTAGGAATGTAG